Genomic DNA from Triticum dicoccoides isolate Atlit2015 ecotype Zavitan chromosome 4B, WEW_v2.0, whole genome shotgun sequence:
CCCCCGCGTATTGTCAAATCCGCTCCCTCCCATTCCCCTTCCTCTCCCACCGCTGGCCACGGCTTCACCTCCTCCACCGCCGAGCCCAACTTCCCTTCCTCGTCCACCTCCACCGCAGAGCACGAATCCCCTCCCTCCCCTTCCCCTTGCTCTTCCACTGCCGGTCAAGACCCCCTCTCCCCCACAATCCGCCTCCACCAAACCCTAGAGTAAGCTGCATCCGCCACCGCCAACGCCACCACACTGCGCCACTGCAGAGCACGGCTccccttgctcttctgcctccaccGCCGGTCACCACTCCACCTCAACTGCCGGTCAAGAattccctccccctcctctctgctCCACCAAACCCTAGAACAAGCCATTGCCGCGACCGTacgacgctgcttcaaggacctcTGCGCCACACTGATGGGGAAAAAGACTACAGCAAAGAAACCCCGAGGACGCAAGACAGCAGGTATAATCTTCTTATCCCACCCCACGCCTGCCTATTTGCTGTTCATGCATATGTATGTCTGATGGGTGTGTGGTAAAAGCGTTTTTCTTGTGTTTTATTTAAGTTGCTAGTGTTTCTTGTCCATTAGAGTTCTGGTCATAGTTATGAAAAAAGGGTCTTTGTCCTGCCAAGTGTAGATTTGGGTCACATATTGTTACAAACTTCATCAAAATATAGTACTTTGTTATTAACTACAGATTATACACATAGTAATTCATGCTCATGTGTTCACTCATCTTAGAAGCACCACTGCATCCTTTGGAGGAGTCGCGCATCAGAACATGCATAAGGAACAATTCAAGGCTGCAAGCACTTGGAATTCCTGCACTATCAACATTGTTTGCAGCCAAAACTGTCATTTCACCtgaaaaaataaacccaagcatAGTAGTGATGATTCTGAAGTTGAGTACCATCCTAATGAGGACAATACCAGTGAAGGAGAGTCATCCGATGATAGTTTAGTAGATGAAACAGAAGCACTGCAGTCCACACCTGTTGCTAGCTCAAACTCTAAGGTGCTAATTTCCTCCATCTAGTCATTCATTGCATAGATATGTTGCTTGTTTGCCGTTGCAGCAgaattttattattgtttgttgATTAAACCATGTTTTTATATCTATCAGGGCTGTAAGAATACTAGTCAGAAAACTAGTAAGAAAAGATCTGCTGCCATGCCCCCTGGTGGAGTCAAGCCTCGGCCTCCTAAGAGAGTTCATGCAGACCTCCCAGCTAATCCACGAGTCATAAGGTCGAAGAAAGCTCTATTACAAGATGCTGATGCATGTACTCAAAGTGAGGAAATGTCTGATCCTAAACATCAGACACCAAGTGTCATCCATGAGCCAACTGCTTCTATGGCTTCTGTCCGCCAAGCTGAAGAAATTGCTCCCAACTTTGATGACCATGGTGTTGAAGGCAAGttcttactattattatcatatcatgttcatgttttTTTGTTTTAAATTGCTAGCCTAGGCTATTAGCTCTGATTGCATGATGAGCATACTCTCACTGGATGCTTTTTTCTAAAAAGGTGATGATCCTGGACATTGTGATGATGCCAACTGGATTGCCAATGGAGCTGATCTCATTGCCAAGGAGCTGATCTCATTGCCCATCATGATGAAGAAAATGAGATGGCCAACGAAGCTGGTGGTAGTGCCCAACCAAATCAGCAAACCCAACCTAACAATAACTCCGAAGGCATGTTATAACCTGAATCTTTCTAGCATCTATTAGAGTTAAACTTCTTGTTCAATCTATTGTTCTATGATATCACAGTATTTAAATAAGCCATTCTAGTGCTGCGGGATGATGATATTCTCAAGGACAACTCCATTGCTCATTTCTTAATATCACAGTATTTAAATAAGGACAATTTACATAGTACTGAATTTAAAATTGTGTTTCTTGCAATGGATtatatcatgattttagttttatcTTCTTCTATCTTTGCTGAAGATATTGCCTTGTTGAAATCTGCTCGAACTGTGTCTTCCGTTCCAGTTAACCTGTACATTTGTAACAATCAGAAACACACCAACATGACAAATACTGCATTATTCCATTTAGTTGTTGTTGCCATATGGTTACTAGTTTATTGTCTTGACTTCTTTGTGGGCTCACTTCCTGTCGTTATAATTACTCATTTTGAAATGATGTTCTCCATTTATTAGTACACTTCTATATGTGTAATTGCGGTTTAATTGTATCCATTCTTGATTTTACCATCTTTTCAGGTCCATAATCCTATGAGGAGCCAAGGGAAAGGGGCCCCAATTTGGGAAAAGGTCTGGAAAGGATCACTCGATGCCGGCAGGGCAAACTGCCGCTTGTCATTCCAGAAGGGAAGTTAAGGCCGGAGGCACCTCTTCTTGCTGCAAATTTCGCAACTGAATGCAACATCACAGTTAGACACCATATGCCCGTGTTTAAGCACTGGAAGGATTACATGGACCCAGATGGACATGTCCGAGATGGGATCTTCAGGAACTTTGTAGGAAAAGTTGGTGTAAGTACAAAGTCCAGGCCTTTCTCCCTCAAATGGCTATCAACATGTCAATTTTGTGCTATTGTGTCAATTATGTGCTATCATGATACTTACACATGTTTTTTCATCGGACTAGAACAAGTTTCAGATGGACGTTGATGCTGTGCCAGTTAGGAAGGTATGTACTGAAATGCTGAAACATGCGAC
This window encodes:
- the LOC119292619 gene encoding uncharacterized protein LOC119292619, which encodes MPPGGVKPRPPKRVHADLPANPRVIRSKKALLQDADACTQSEEMSDPKHQTPSVIHEPTASMASVRQAEEIAPNFDDHGVEGDDPGHCDDANWIANGADLIAKELISLPIMMKKMRWPTKLVVVPNQISKPNLTITPKPRERGPNLGKGLERITRCRQGKLPLVIPEGKLRPEAPLLAANFATECNITVRHHMPVFKHWKDYMDPDGHVRDGIFRNFVGKVGNKFQMDVDAVPVRKVCTEMLKHATRQQRYRLKKEYFDPHPLHLVTRMSPVPSMTDEQWNELVESWKDPKKMEICETNKNNRAQVKFHQTTGSRSYPVHYDNLGEKYKDKEPTALDFFKECHYSKKNKSYTGVVQATITEMENKVSQPTEDGQESNCATEAIAEVLAKHTKKPRFLQHVGIQHVHARSSDSNCEAELAKRGNVELRALVDTLTKQLKESEEARTRQDEEHRKRDEENMKKQAEMDAKLDFLLSQLQARSSQG